CTCGTTCGGCATCTGCCTGATCGCCACCGCGATCTCCTGCCTGCTGGCCATGTTCGCGGCCTACGCGATCGCCCGGCTGGACTTCCCGGGGAAGAAGTTCATCCTCGGGACGGCGCTGGCGGTGGCGATCTTCCCGGTCATCTCGATCGTCACGCCGCTGTTCAACCTGTGGCGCAACATCGGGCTCTACGACACCTGGCCCGGGCTGATCATCCCGTACCTGTCCCTCACGCTGCCGATCTCCATCTGGACGATGTCGGCGTTCTTCCGGGAGATCCCCTGGGAGATGGAGCAGGCCGCGCAGGTCGACGGCGCCACCACCTGGCAGGCGTTCCGCAAGGTGATCGTCCCGCTGGCCGCCCCGGGCGTGTTCACCACGGCGATCATCGCCTTCTTCATCGCCTGGAACGACTTCGTCTACGGCATCTCGCTCACCTCCACCGAGGCGGCGCGGCCGGTGCCCGCGGCGCTGGGCCTGTTCTCCGGCGCCTCGCAGTTCGAGGACCCGACCGGTGCGATCGCGGCTGCCGCGGTGATCGTCACCATCCCGGTCGTCGTCCTGGTCCTGCTCTTCCAGCGGCGCATCGTCGCCGGCCTCACCAACGGCGCCGTCAAGGGCTGACGCCCGGCCGCCGACCCACGCTGATCACGAGAGGGACGAACTGATGGCCTCGATCGAGATGAAGAACATCGTCAAGAAGTACGGCGACGGATTCCCGGCGGTGAACGACGTCAGCCTGGACATCGACGAGGGGGAGTTCA
The Modestobacter marinus DNA segment above includes these coding regions:
- a CDS encoding carbohydrate ABC transporter permease — its product is MSGKEKAWWGVAGVAIVLYALFPIAWIVSLSFKAPSALNNGNFLPGSPTTENYSLILTGGASDLFLPALRNSFGICLIATAISCLLAMFAAYAIARLDFPGKKFILGTALAVAIFPVISIVTPLFNLWRNIGLYDTWPGLIIPYLSLTLPISIWTMSAFFREIPWEMEQAAQVDGATTWQAFRKVIVPLAAPGVFTTAIIAFFIAWNDFVYGISLTSTEAARPVPAALGLFSGASQFEDPTGAIAAAAVIVTIPVVVLVLLFQRRIVAGLTNGAVKG